A single window of Candidatus Limnocylindrales bacterium DNA harbors:
- a CDS encoding HAD family phosphatase, whose translation MLRAVIFDFDGTIVDTEGMHYETTRKVLEEEGIPLTREAFYARYLGYDDLDAFRAILKDLNLPLDPAWIENLAQRKAGYYQEQLHHHLILFPGVVNFITKTAEKYITAIASGALRNEIEFVLEAARIRDKFKVIVSAEDIEHSKPHPQGFLKALKKINQEIMKTAPLIRPSQCLVIEDSLAGVQASKSAQMKCLAVLNTYSEEALKSAGADLVIPSLESYNIEEAEKLF comes from the coding sequence TTGCTCAGAGCCGTTATTTTTGATTTTGATGGTACTATTGTAGATACCGAAGGGATGCACTACGAAACAACTCGAAAGGTTTTAGAGGAAGAAGGAATCCCTCTAACCCGAGAGGCTTTTTATGCCAGATATCTGGGCTATGATGACCTAGATGCCTTTCGGGCTATTTTGAAGGATCTGAACTTACCCTTGGATCCTGCATGGATTGAAAACCTGGCCCAACGTAAGGCTGGGTATTATCAGGAACAGTTACATCATCATCTGATTTTGTTCCCCGGGGTGGTCAATTTTATAACAAAGACGGCAGAAAAGTATATAACAGCTATTGCGTCTGGAGCTTTGCGAAACGAGATAGAGTTTGTACTGGAAGCTGCGCGGATCCGGGATAAATTTAAAGTTATTGTAAGCGCTGAGGACATCGAACATAGCAAACCTCATCCCCAGGGCTTCCTTAAGGCATTAAAAAAAATTAATCAAGAAATTATGAAAACAGCCCCTCTTATTCGTCCTTCCCAATGTCTGGTTATTGAAGATTCTTTAGCCGGAGTTCAGGCCAGCAAAAGTGCCCAGATGAAATGCTTAGCCGTTTTGAATACCTATTCCGAAGAAGCTCTTAAATCTGCCGGTGCTGATCTGGTCATTCCCAGTCTAGAGAGCTATAATATAGAAGAAGCAGAAAAATTATTCTAG
- the ispG gene encoding (E)-4-hydroxy-3-methylbut-2-enyl-diphosphate synthase, with protein sequence MINILPYCQDPYTYYRRKTRVVYVGDVPLGGNYPIRVQSMTTTDTKDTIATVDQIIRLVEAGCEIVRVTVPSLADAENLKNIKAALRERGIKVPLVADIHFTPNAALKAVEYVEKVRINPGNYADRKHFEQKEYSDSEYARELERLETQFKPLVLKAKQYGVAMRIGTNHGSLSDRIMNRYGDTPEGMVESALEFVRICEKYGYRDLVLSMKASNPLIMIQAYRLLAARMAELGMDYPFHLGVTEAGDGVDGRMKSAVGIGSLLEDGIGDTIRVSLTEDPVAEIPVAYALVKKYNDLLEKVRKYGKMEEEDHKDREARTPIVLSSPKPLLSPMPASLRNPYTYSRRKTRELDLNGLKLGNTHPIRVEIAVTTPISDVEATLQQMDRLLNPKSKNCPPSEIIQLSLEKDIEIDYVTEIRRNLQGSRSLSLPLIQSETGPMVSGRVPLALKISPHLIDPDPICRILPEVDKINLSPDPEGSSSDWKSRILPYIQLAKTYQRTIQWDVDEAQIPEFILKTHGKTLEGLVETCYQLVGLGLDQNYENVLISLKTSQMIFAYRKLVDKLDFSGMDVPLLLRYSPTPETEDPLLEASVILGSLLCDGIGDAIQIAGYDDPLEALEVSYNLLQATRLRISRTDFISCPSCGRTQFDLQTTTQRIKSKMSHLKGVKIAIMGCIVNGPGEMADADFGYVGSGPRRVDLYVGKERVARNIPEEVADEKLIELIKAHGKWIEPSEPI encoded by the coding sequence ATGATTAACATCTTACCTTATTGTCAAGACCCTTATACCTATTATCGCCGAAAAACAAGAGTTGTTTATGTGGGGGATGTTCCCCTTGGGGGAAATTATCCTATTCGGGTTCAGTCCATGACTACCACGGATACAAAGGATACCATTGCCACGGTGGATCAAATCATCCGATTGGTGGAAGCCGGCTGTGAAATCGTCCGGGTAACGGTGCCTTCTCTGGCCGATGCTGAAAACCTGAAAAATATTAAAGCCGCTTTACGAGAGCGGGGTATTAAAGTTCCGCTGGTAGCAGATATCCATTTTACCCCGAATGCTGCCTTAAAAGCTGTAGAGTATGTGGAGAAGGTTCGAATTAATCCGGGAAATTATGCAGATCGGAAACACTTTGAGCAAAAAGAATACAGCGATAGCGAATACGCCCGGGAATTGGAACGGTTAGAGACCCAATTTAAACCCTTAGTTTTAAAAGCTAAACAATATGGAGTTGCCATGAGGATCGGAACCAATCATGGTTCCCTTTCAGATCGGATCATGAACCGCTATGGGGATACTCCGGAGGGCATGGTAGAATCTGCTCTGGAATTTGTACGAATCTGTGAAAAATATGGATACCGGGATCTGGTTCTATCCATGAAAGCTTCCAATCCTCTGATTATGATCCAGGCTTATCGGTTGTTGGCTGCCAGGATGGCTGAATTGGGAATGGATTATCCTTTTCATCTGGGTGTGACGGAGGCCGGGGATGGGGTGGATGGACGTATGAAATCCGCCGTTGGAATCGGTTCCCTGTTGGAAGATGGGATCGGAGATACCATTCGCGTCTCTTTAACGGAAGATCCGGTTGCAGAAATTCCTGTGGCCTATGCTTTGGTTAAGAAGTATAATGATTTGCTCGAGAAAGTAAGGAAGTACGGAAAGATGGAGGAAGAAGACCATAAAGATAGAGAGGCCAGGACGCCCATTGTTCTCTCTTCTCCCAAACCCCTACTTTCCCCTATGCCTGCTTCCCTACGAAATCCTTACACTTACTCCCGTCGTAAAACCCGGGAACTGGATTTAAACGGTCTTAAACTCGGAAATACCCATCCGATCCGGGTAGAAATTGCCGTTACAACGCCGATTTCAGATGTAGAAGCTACCTTACAGCAAATGGACCGACTTCTAAATCCGAAGTCCAAAAACTGTCCACCTTCTGAGATTATTCAGCTTTCCCTGGAAAAGGACATAGAAATAGATTATGTAACAGAAATTCGAAGAAACCTTCAGGGTTCCAGGTCCTTATCCCTTCCCCTTATTCAATCGGAAACCGGGCCCATGGTTTCGGGTCGAGTCCCTCTGGCCCTTAAAATTTCTCCTCATCTGATAGATCCGGATCCTATCTGTCGTATTCTTCCAGAGGTTGATAAAATCAACCTGAGTCCTGATCCAGAAGGATCCAGCTCAGATTGGAAATCTCGGATTCTACCGTATATCCAGTTGGCCAAGACGTATCAGAGGACGATTCAATGGGATGTTGATGAAGCCCAGATTCCTGAGTTTATCTTAAAGACCCATGGAAAAACCCTCGAAGGTCTTGTAGAGACGTGCTATCAGCTTGTTGGACTGGGTCTGGATCAGAATTATGAGAATGTTCTTATCTCTCTGAAAACCTCTCAAATGATCTTTGCCTACCGTAAGCTTGTTGATAAATTGGATTTTTCGGGAATGGACGTTCCCCTCCTTTTAAGGTATAGTCCGACTCCTGAAACTGAAGATCCTCTCCTGGAGGCTTCGGTGATATTGGGTTCTCTGCTATGCGATGGAATCGGCGATGCCATCCAGATAGCCGGATACGATGATCCTCTCGAAGCCCTTGAAGTGAGTTATAATTTGCTTCAGGCTACCCGATTGCGAATATCTCGAACCGATTTTATATCCTGCCCATCTTGCGGTCGCACCCAGTTCGATCTCCAAACTACCACCCAACGTATTAAGTCTAAGATGTCCCACCTTAAAGGGGTTAAAATCGCCATCATGGGATGTATTGTTAATGGTCCAGGTGAGATGGCTGATGCCGATTTTGGATATGTTGGATCAGGCCCCAGGCGGGTAGATCTCTATGTCGGGAAAGAACGGGTGGCCCGAAACATACCCGAAGAAGTTGCCGACGAAAAGTTGATCGAGCTTATTAAAGCCCATGGAAAGTGGATTGAGCCTTCAGAACCGATCTAA
- a CDS encoding tetratricopeptide repeat protein, which translates to MQSISTRQLFVEMMRRSEGEIELDRAALLIAREEYPDLEVEKYLRRLDRMAEEVRNWLEGIHSPLGIIQTMNRYLFEEEGFTGNTENYYDPRNSFLNQVLDRKTGIPILLSILYMEIGRRIEFPVFGVGFPGHFLVKSPSESGEILIDPFNKGAILSYADCQTRLDQIYGGALLFQEQFLAIVTKKQILTRVLQNLKGIYIREQNYSKAFSAIERILLINPNHPQEIRDRGLLYYNLERYVQALADLERYVKMVPDAPDRDIIQGHIQVLRKLIASTN; encoded by the coding sequence ATGCAATCTATCAGCACCCGTCAGCTCTTTGTCGAGATGATGCGGCGTTCTGAAGGCGAGATTGAGCTGGATAGAGCTGCTCTCCTCATTGCCAGGGAAGAATATCCGGATCTGGAGGTAGAGAAATATCTTCGAAGATTAGATAGGATGGCTGAGGAAGTCAGAAACTGGTTGGAAGGGATTCATAGCCCCTTAGGGATTATTCAAACCATGAACCGGTATCTCTTTGAGGAGGAGGGATTTACCGGCAATACAGAAAACTATTACGATCCTCGAAACAGTTTTTTGAACCAGGTATTGGACCGGAAGACAGGTATTCCTATCCTCCTTTCTATCTTATACATGGAAATCGGGCGCAGGATCGAATTCCCGGTCTTTGGGGTCGGTTTTCCCGGGCATTTCCTGGTTAAGAGTCCCTCTGAAAGTGGAGAAATCCTTATCGATCCCTTTAATAAAGGAGCCATTCTTTCTTATGCAGACTGCCAGACCCGGTTAGATCAGATTTATGGTGGTGCCCTCTTGTTTCAGGAGCAGTTTCTGGCGATAGTTACTAAAAAACAGATCTTAACTCGAGTGCTCCAAAACCTTAAGGGAATTTATATTCGCGAGCAAAACTATTCCAAAGCCTTTTCGGCTATCGAGCGCATTCTTCTTATTAATCCTAACCATCCTCAGGAGATCCGAGATCGGGGGTTATTGTACTACAATCTGGAGCGCTACGTCCAGGCATTGGCGGATTTGGAGCGATATGTAAAAATGGTACCCGATGCACCGGATAGAGATATCATTCAAGGACATATTCAGGTACTTCGGAAGCTCATTGCAAGTACCAATTAA
- a CDS encoding tetratricopeptide repeat protein — protein sequence MVGYKWILKGLLLLILSLLLLGCPGPYEKGVKHLEQGDRWAAVRELLLAIQKDPLNQDAYYQLGKTYFELGEFDKAIDIFEQILAKFQSHPLDVYYYLGLSYYQTGNCSSAVARLHALGEELSKSPSYSDSLFYLGQCLMDLEDFQTALQVYDQFIQLNPQSDKSGEALFNSGEILFRLGEFSKAISFYEKLIEKDPQGPRRGEALYQLSLSYLNIGEEQKALESLKIFTQDYLNHPALPAALYQIGLLYEKAGDYAKALEGFYRLVNRFPQSAYTDEALLHIGHSYVHLEAYQKALEAYQRLISLYPESSEVPVAYFMRGESLFHIGEYRAAVREYEKVPQGNTLWPEAQLHSALSYYRQGDYEEGIRSLTRLLSEPGLKPDLVEQARHWMGEMLISSGDYQKAREYFTTLLNQKQAGSVSDEIHIELAKILYQEEKWNEVLDELKNIDEDRLQPDILLLKGDAYFNLKNYKKALETYQKIEKRYPNDPSTQDALYQIGYTHYRLERFDEARQVFTKFIKRFPDNPLAAEAQNLIGWSYFRKGDFKGAIREFQLLVERFPQSNLVVDAKLKIADCYFNMGDYQKAIEAYQRILIEHPDHPKTAEAQYNLNLSRYLLGDTTAYIEASKEFVQKYPESPLSAATQYQLGEQYLQQKNYPEALKAYQWIVDHQPQSELADDAQYKIAWSYLQMENLDRALEEFQKLLDTYPTSEYRIRAQYDKATLQFKLGHYEQALETYRIFTQSFPDSPLIPEALLQIGLTLLKTGKTSEAEDHFKKIVEQYPQHPLVPEAYAQLALTLTHENKCEEAEKVERGIEGAPLKNTSVAEIQLKIGQCYTQTNNLDKALAIYQKVIYLYPDQKSYTAAAAFASAEITAKLGRIQEAITLYEKVIETSPDQDLTEKARVKLEALRKQ from the coding sequence ATGGTAGGGTATAAGTGGATTCTTAAAGGCCTCCTTCTTCTTATATTATCTCTTTTGCTTCTCGGGTGTCCTGGTCCTTACGAGAAAGGGGTCAAGCATCTGGAACAGGGTGATAGATGGGCGGCAGTAAGGGAGCTGTTACTGGCTATTCAGAAGGATCCTCTCAACCAGGATGCTTATTACCAACTGGGAAAAACTTACTTTGAACTGGGGGAATTTGACAAAGCTATCGATATTTTTGAACAAATTTTGGCTAAGTTTCAATCTCATCCACTGGATGTTTACTATTACCTCGGGTTAAGTTACTACCAGACCGGAAATTGTTCTTCAGCCGTAGCCCGACTCCATGCCCTGGGAGAGGAACTTTCTAAAAGTCCTTCTTATTCGGATTCACTTTTTTATCTAGGGCAATGTCTCATGGATTTAGAGGATTTTCAAACAGCTCTTCAGGTCTATGATCAGTTTATCCAGCTAAATCCCCAATCAGATAAATCAGGAGAAGCTTTATTTAACTCGGGTGAAATTTTATTTCGTTTAGGAGAGTTTTCAAAAGCCATTTCTTTTTATGAAAAGCTCATCGAAAAGGATCCTCAAGGTCCCCGACGAGGAGAAGCCCTCTACCAGTTAAGCTTAAGTTATTTAAATATAGGAGAGGAACAAAAAGCCCTGGAATCTCTGAAAATCTTTACCCAGGATTACCTTAATCACCCCGCACTCCCGGCGGCCCTATATCAAATCGGTTTACTCTATGAAAAGGCCGGGGATTATGCCAAAGCCCTCGAAGGGTTTTATCGTTTGGTAAACCGGTTTCCTCAATCGGCTTATACCGATGAGGCCCTGCTCCATATAGGACATTCTTATGTCCATTTGGAAGCTTACCAAAAAGCTCTAGAGGCTTACCAGAGATTGATAAGCCTTTATCCAGAAAGCTCAGAGGTACCTGTAGCCTATTTTATGAGGGGGGAAAGTTTGTTCCACATAGGAGAATACCGTGCAGCAGTTCGAGAATATGAAAAAGTTCCCCAGGGGAATACTTTATGGCCGGAAGCTCAACTTCATTCGGCCCTTTCTTATTATCGGCAGGGTGATTACGAGGAAGGAATCCGTTCGCTAACCCGGCTTCTTTCAGAGCCCGGACTTAAACCTGACCTGGTAGAACAGGCCCGCCATTGGATGGGAGAGATGCTGATAAGTTCGGGAGATTATCAAAAAGCCAGGGAGTATTTTACAACTCTATTGAATCAAAAGCAGGCAGGATCTGTTTCCGATGAAATCCATATAGAATTGGCTAAAATCCTTTATCAAGAGGAAAAATGGAACGAGGTCCTGGATGAGTTAAAGAACATTGATGAAGACCGGCTACAGCCTGACATCTTGCTCCTTAAAGGCGATGCTTATTTCAATTTAAAAAATTACAAGAAGGCTTTGGAGACTTATCAAAAAATTGAAAAACGCTATCCTAACGATCCCTCGACTCAGGATGCCCTTTATCAGATAGGATATACCCACTATCGGCTTGAGAGATTTGATGAAGCCCGGCAGGTATTTACAAAGTTTATCAAAAGATTTCCGGACAACCCCCTGGCGGCTGAAGCCCAAAATCTGATAGGCTGGTCTTATTTTCGGAAAGGGGATTTTAAAGGGGCTATTCGGGAATTCCAACTCCTTGTTGAGCGATTCCCTCAAAGTAACCTGGTTGTGGACGCTAAACTCAAAATAGCCGATTGTTATTTTAATATGGGCGATTATCAAAAGGCCATAGAAGCTTATCAAAGGATTCTTATTGAGCATCCCGATCATCCTAAAACAGCCGAAGCCCAGTACAACCTGAATCTTTCCAGGTATCTACTGGGAGACACCACCGCTTATATAGAAGCTTCTAAGGAATTTGTTCAGAAGTATCCCGAAAGTCCTTTAAGTGCTGCAACCCAATATCAATTGGGTGAGCAGTACCTGCAACAAAAAAATTACCCGGAGGCTTTGAAGGCCTATCAATGGATTGTGGATCATCAACCTCAGAGTGAACTGGCCGATGATGCTCAGTATAAGATCGCCTGGAGCTATTTGCAGATGGAGAATCTGGATAGGGCTTTGGAAGAATTTCAAAAATTATTGGATACTTATCCGACCAGCGAGTACCGAATCCGTGCTCAATATGATAAAGCCACCCTTCAATTTAAACTCGGCCACTACGAACAGGCTCTTGAAACCTATAGAATCTTTACCCAAAGTTTTCCTGACAGTCCTCTCATCCCTGAAGCCCTCCTTCAAATCGGTTTAACCTTGTTAAAGACGGGAAAAACCTCTGAGGCGGAAGATCATTTCAAGAAGATTGTAGAACAATATCCTCAGCATCCCCTGGTTCCCGAGGCCTATGCCCAACTTGCTTTGACTTTAACCCATGAGAATAAATGTGAGGAAGCCGAGAAAGTAGAAAGAGGGATCGAGGGCGCTCCCCTTAAAAATACCTCGGTTGCTGAAATTCAACTCAAGATCGGCCAGTGTTATACCCAAACCAATAATTTGGATAAAGCCCTTGCCATTTATCAAAAAGTCATCTACCTTTATCCGGACCAAAAATCTTATACCGCAGCCGCAGCCTTTGCTTCTGCCGAGATTACCGCCAAACTCGGAAGAATCCAGGAAGCCATTACCCTTTATGAAAAAGTCATAGAGACTTCTCCGGATCAAGATCTCACCGAGAAGGCCCGAGTTAAATTAGAAGCATTAAGAAAACAGTAA